The sequence GTAACATCGTTTTTGTGGTCGAATATTATACTGCGGTGTTGTTTTTCGTCTCCTTCAATATAAACGCTTTCTATTTCCACTTTGGCAAATGCCTTAAGCCAGACAAGGCGCCCTATCCCCTTGCCACCTCTGTTGCTTTTATAATCGCTGTCAAGCGTTTTAAAAGATTGCAGATTTGCATCTGTAAAGCCAATACCGTTGTCTGTAATTGTTATAGTCTGTATTGCGTTCTCTTTGACTTTTTCATCATCATTTATGGTCGTTTGATTTACTCGGTCTATTTTAATTTCTATAAAATCTTCGCTTTTTGCAGGAGCATTTCTATCTTCTATTGCATGAATTGAGTTGACAACTGCTTCAAATAAAGGCAGCAACGCATCGTTTTTACTAAACTTAACAGAACGTAACCGTCCTTCAAAATTTGTTATAATCTCGCCCATTGATGAAGACACCTCGCTAAAGGTATTTGTTGCGTTCATTGTACGTCAACTCCTCCCAATGTGTCTATTAAAACAAAAAAAACCTCATCCACAGTCCAGCCCCGGACCTTTGCCGGGGCTGGTATTCTGGGAGGTTTTGTAATGGCGTTTTCTGTTCAATTTCGATGATACAATTATACCGTAAAGAAAAAACATAGTTAGGCCCTTAGTGAGGACACCTTTTTTAGTTCAGCTTTTTATTTATTACAGGGTCATCATAAAGCCTAAACTCTTCGTCGGATGGACGCGTGATAAGAAAAAGGGCGATCGTACGAAGAAAAGCTTCGCGCCTGCGGCGCAGAGTTTTTGCCGTGATACCATCAAAACGTTTGCCTATCATCACAGTAGCACCTCCGTTGCCGTCACGCACAATACCTCCAGGACGCACAAACATAGAGGACATCTCAAAGAGCCTCCATGTCTCCGGATATTCTTTTCTAAATTCTCGAAATGCTCTTGAAATATTCCCCCACCCTCCCAGCATCTTGACGACCTCTTCCTGGCGTGATTCAAGGACGGCCTGCTGATGCGGCACATCCTCACCTCCATCTATCCGCACCCCATAGTCTTCCTGGGGCGCGCGGCGCATCTCATATACATCAACTGCACTGGGTGGCGCCGTCATTCCAAGCAGGACAGCAAGACCGTCGTCACACTGGTTTATTATTAATTTTATAAGCCTTATCACCTCTGACAGGGTTGGGGTATCTGACATAGCGTCTCCTCTCTGCGTCCTTAGGCTTGTGATGCTCGGCATATTATCTTCGCCTGTAGTCCGGAGCTCCTATCATCCACGCCTGTTCCGTCATCTCCATAAGACGGCTGAAAATTCTTTCGCCTCTGTCGCCGCTCAAAACCTTCTGAAGCCCCTCTTCGCCGACAGCGTTAGTCGTAATGACCGTAGGCAGCTTATGGCCGTAACGCCAATCTACAATCATAAAAAAACGCTCGTCCTTCCAACTGGTCACATTCTCCGTACCGGCATCGTCCACAATAAGCCAGTCGCAGCGCTTTACCTCTTCCAAAAGCGTAGCCTGATTGTTTAGCATCTCGCTTTTCAGTGCCTCTAAAAGCTCCGGCATAAGAGCAAACTTCACTTTGCGTCCGTTTTTCAAAGCTTCCATGCCCATTGCGATAGCAAGATGCGTCTTGCCACAGCCAACAGGGCCGCCGAGAATAAGCCCTTTATTTCTTTCCACACATTCTCTTGCTGTTCCCTTGGCGGCGCGCAGCGACATATCAGCGCCATCAAGGCTAAAATTGGCAAAAGTGTTATCGTATCTCTCCGCGGGAATGCCGCTATTCAAAAATACTACAGTCCGTGCGTGTTTTTGTGCATGTTCAACGCTTTGTGCGCAGGGACGCGCTCTCGTCACAAAATGCCGGAAACCATCGCGGTCATATTCTTCGCAGATTTCAAGAACAGCGCGCGAATGGCCGCACCTGCGCTGGTCAGTGCATTGCGCGCATCCATCCTGCCAGCTCATAATGCACATGATGTCCTGGACAAGAGTATCGCCTATCTCCTCGTCGCGCACCTCGCCAAAACGCATATAAAGCCATCGTGAAGCGTCCGCCCTGTCTCGTTTCCTAGCCTGCTGCAGCAGGGCATGATTCGGCAATATCGCCTTGAG is a genomic window of Cloacibacillus sp. containing:
- a CDS encoding ATP-binding protein; this translates as MMSTTEVFKQGDLKAILPNHALLQQARKRDRADASRWLYMRFGEVRDEEIGDTLVQDIMCIMSWQDGCAQCTDQRRCGHSRAVLEICEEYDRDGFRHFVTRARPCAQSVEHAQKHARTVVFLNSGIPAERYDNTFANFSLDGADMSLRAAKGTARECVERNKGLILGGPVGCGKTHLAIAMGMEALKNGRKVKFALMPELLEALKSEMLNNQATLLEEVKRCDWLIVDDAGTENVTSWKDERFFMIVDWRYGHKLPTVITTNAVGEEGLQKVLSGDRGERIFSRLMEMTEQAWMIGAPDYRRR